ACTGAATCGGCGATTTCCGTTGATTCGAACGACAGCCCGGAATTCGACAACTGCCTGAATTGACGACGCACCATGGCCAGAAAGAAGAAATGCCCATCCGGCCCGAACAACGGGTATCTGATTTCCTTCGGTGACACGATGACCGCGCTGCTGGCATTTTTCATCGTGCTCAACTCGCTGGCGGAAGAACAAAACGGAGCAGCGCTGCACGCCGGTACAGGATCATTCATGGAATCCGCAAGCCGGTTCGGGCTGCCGGGAAGTATTCTCAATCAAAAATCGAACCAGCCGTTTCAGCTTACGAATACGTCACCAAAATTCGTCGTGCCCGACGAAGACAATCGGGAATCCGAATCCGCCGGCACCGGTCCTGATGACGACCCTGATGACCGGCGAATCATTGACCGCCAGAAGGAGGACTTTCATCGATTTCTTCAGGAGGTCCGCCGCATCAATCACCTGACGCCGGAAGCCGGTGTCGCCGGGGAAGTCAGTTTCGATATCCTCGCTCGCCTGCCGAAGGAAGGCCGCCTGATGACCAACGATCTGAAGACTGCGTTGAACGGCATCGGGCCGATGCTGCGGCAGGCGGACTACGCCGTGGAAATCACGGTCTGGGCCACGACGCCTTCCAAATCCGCCTGGTCTCGCGCCGTGTCGCAGTCGGAGCAACTGATGAAGGAGACGGTCGAATACCTGAGGCTTCCGCCGTCTCAAATCGCTCGCCTGAAAGCATCCGCCCAGCCATGGATTTCAAAGACGGTCAAGCGGCCGACCGTCTCGGTCAAGCTGACGCGGCTCAAGCCGGCCGAAATGGTGCCGTGAGAAAAATGGTGCCATCCGGGAATGGGGGTGTTGCTGAAGGATCGGTCGATGAAGGCTTGCTGATGTTCGCCGACATTCCTGCGGAGACTTCGATCGAATGTGACGTTGCGATCCGACAACCTCGCATCTCCGGTTGTTGATGCCCGGAGGGCAGGCACAACGTCAGCCGGAGCCGACAGGCTCCGGAAGCTGGTGTCTCCGCGTCCGCAGGCCTGAAAGGCCGACACATGCACTGCGTTTAAGCATGTATCGCCCCTCCGGGGCTTTGGACAGGTATTCGGCATCTGACCGGTGGCTCACGCCACCGGCTGACGTTGTGTCGGCCCGCCGGGCCTGAAACGCTGTTCAATCAACAACCCCGTTTTCCGGATGAACCCAAAAATGGCCCCATAAAATAGTTCCGCCGAAAGCCCGTCCGCGGCAGGACGCGGCTGTCGAGATCGCGGTTCGGACGCCGAGAGAATCCGGACGTCACAGCGTTTAACGCCCTGCCAACGCAACATCCGATGGCAGACTGTGCGGGTTCTTCAGCTTTTTGCGGACAGCGGATGTGTGTATTCCGATAGAAACGTTGGGCGTTCGCGAATGTTCCGTCTGACACGAAATCGAACGCGACGCCGTGATGCCGGTCGTTCGCCATGAATGACACGATCCGAGATTGAACAAACGGTCAGTTGTGAAGGAGGCAGGGATGCCGAAGTCTGTAAACGTGCTGGCAATTGTCAGAGACGGCCACCGTTATGTCTTCCTTTACGACGACGACAGCATCGATTCCATACTGTCCACCCTAAGTCAGTACGCCAGCGATCCGGAATTGGATTTCACCTGGCACGACGCCGCCATTCTGGCTCAGCGAGTCCGCTGTCTTCGCGATCAGCGGGTGCCGGTGGAAAACTCGTCTCCGCTGTAGGAATTGCCTGTGCAGTCCGCGATTGCTTCCTTCCTGAACTACCTGCGCGTGGAACGCAATGCGTCGGACCTGACCGTAAAATCGTACGCAGACGATCTGTCGCATCTGGTCGAGTTCTTCGAGGAACAGAAGGGGCACTTGCCGCACCCGCGCGACGTCGATGTGGGGCAGCTTCGCAACTACGTCGCGTTTCTGCACGAATGCAACTACGCTCGCAGCACCGTTGCGCGGCGTCTGGCGTGCTTGCGGAGCTTTTTTCGGTACTGCAATCGCGAAGGGATTTGCGAAAGGAACCCCGCGAAGCCATTGCGAACTCCCCGCGCCGGACGCAGGTTGCCGCATTTTCTGACAACAGAGGAGGTCGGTCGCCTGCTGCTGATTCCTCCCGCCAACAAGTCTGACGGACTGCGTGATCGGGCGATTCTGGAAACCATGTATTCCGCCGGCCTGCGCGTCGCGGAAACGGTCGGATTGAATCTTCAGGACTGGGACCGCGGTGCGGGAATTCTGCGTGTGCTCGGCAAGGGCAGGAAGGAACGCATCGCGCCGGTCGGCAGTTTTGCCACGAAGGCTCTGGATCGCTGGCTGGAGGTTCGGCGGCCTGATCCCGACGCCCCCGCGAGCCAGCGCGACGCTCTGTTCCTGAACCGCTTCGGACGACGACTGACGACTCGCAGCATCGGAAGAATGCTGGAAAAGTACATCGCAACCGCAGGATTGGCGACACAGACGTCGCCGCACACTCTGCGGCACAGTTTTGCGACTCACCTGCTGGATGGCGGAGCGGACCTGCGCAGCGTGCAGGAATTGCTGGGACACAAGAGCCTGACGACGACGCAAATTTACACGCACGTCAGCACCAAGCGCCTTCGCGAAACCTATGAGAAGGCCCATCCTCACGCGTCCCGCCGGCAATCCGATTGACGCACGCCACTTCGTAATCGGCTGACACCCCACAAGCTGCGCCTCGCTGTGCGCATTTCACAACCGGCTCTCGCCCCGGCCGCTCTCCCGATGCCCGCGTCGCCCTCCGCTGCGCCCTGTGTATGGCGACGGCGCGCTCCCCTTCTGTCTCCGGCATTCTCACCCGGAGCTGTTCCGGACGTCGATCGTCGCATCGAGTCACGACTTCCGGCGACTCCCCTTTTTTGCGGAAATCGGCCGAATTTCAGACCTTCTGCAGCACCTGTGGTCTCCCGTCAACTGTTACCTTCATGCATGTCGATTTTTCGCGAAACTCCGGCACAATCGGCACAGATTGCCGTTTGACCAGAACCACTTATTCTGGTTATGCTTCTCAAGACTCCTATTCTAATTTTGTTGCGCCAAGCACCTTTCGCAACGAAACGTGGCGGGAATGCGGGTTTTCGCGTTTTTCTACTGGCGTTTGGGGTGTTTGACGGGGACACAATTTCCGTCTGATTCCTGCGGTGCCACTACGTATGTTCTCGCCCGCAAAATCCTCCTCATCCAATTTCCCGGGCCAATCCTTTCCCTCGAAGCCTGCCTTGAAACGACGGCCAGCGTGGTTTGCCACACGTGACGTCACTCCAAGTCTGTTTTGAACATTTTCCTCGAAAGTCGCATCATGCTGATTTCCACGTGGATCAAGTCGTTTCGTCGCCAGCTTCAGCCTCGACCACGCCGAATTGATCGCCGGAGATCAGATCGCTCGTCAAAGCAATCGGAGCTGCTGGAAACGCGAGCTCTACTGGCGGCGCCCACACTGATCGATGTGGAAAGTGGTACGGGAAAGATGATTGCCGAGGATTCGGTGATCTCCTTTTCGCCGGACGAACTGGTTCTGAACTTCGATTCCGTTCCGGACCTGGATCCGGCAACCGTCAGTTCGACGACCGTATTTGTGGAAACGCCGGGAGCCGACGGTGCGTTTGACGGTAACGATGTCGTGGTGCCGGTGACATTTGTGGGGATCGGTGCGAATCCCAATGAGGTGTTGCTGCAGTTCGGCCAGTCACTGAAGTCGGACCTGTACCGGATTACGATTCAGGGTGCCGTGGCGAACACGAATGCCGAACCCTTCAACGGAGGAACGGACGATACGTTTGGCTTTGAGATCGATCTGCCGACTCCGACACTGATCGCGGCAAAGCCAAATGAAGGTCAGTTTCTCAATCTGGATCCGCTTAAGCCGACAACGATCCTGTCGATTGCTCCTCGCGAAATCACGCTGCAGTTCCAGCCTGGCGACATCCTGGATCCGGCAACCATCAGCACGTCGACAATTCAGGTGGAACGGGCCGGCTTCGACGGCGACTTCGACAACGGAACCACACGAGTTCCCGTGGGCTGGGTCGGCATCGGCGATTCTCCGGAAGAAGTCATCCTGCGATTCGCGGAAAATCTGCCCGATGACGACTACCGCATCGTTCTGGATGGTGACGGTACGAATCTGGACAGCGTCACCGTCACACCGATCACGACGGTTCTGGACGAAGTTCTGGGCGACGGCGTGGACACAACCGTCAATTTCGAGCTGGAGCTGGGAGCTCGCGTTGTGGCCGTCGTGCCGCAGCCGATCACGCGCAACGGGGCCGGTGCACTGACGCAGCGCCGGGACCAGATTGTTCTGTATCTGAACGACGACGATCTGGATCTGACGTCGGTTGAGACTCGCGAGTTCTATCAGTTGATCGCGACGATGGACACGCTGGACCCGTCGGATGACGTGGTATATCTGCCCAAGGCGTCCGGCGGCGTCGTCTATGACTCTGCCAGCGACACCATCACGCTGACATTCGATTCGAACATCTATCTGCTGGCCGGACAGGGGTCCTATCGGCTGCGAGTCGGCGTGTTCGACACGCCGGTGTCCAGCACAGTTACGGTCCCTTCAGCGGGCGACGACAATTCCAGCTTCCTGACGGCTCAGAACCTGGGAACACTGACCGCCGACACTATTTCCGTGACGGCCGCCATTGAGCCTCAGACCGTATTGACGTTTCCGGAACTGCCCAGCAGCGAAGATGAGCCGGGGCATCGTGATATCGCACCGGAAAGCCATATCGGCGGAGCGGACACCAATCCTGCGATCCCCGTCGTGACCTACTACTTCCCTGACGAATACGGGACGGTGCTGGGTCAGACGGTGTTCAACCAGATCACCGCCGTCCAGAAGGAACGCGCGCGTGAAGTGTTTGAACTGTTCAGTGAATATGCCGGCGTTCAGTTTGTGGAACTCAGCAGCCGGATCGTCGGTGCCGGCGATATCGCCGTGATTACCGGCGACCCGCGCGCGATTGACCCGGCGGTGCCGCAGGGAGCCGTCAGTCTTGCCGGAAGCCTGCAGGGTTCCGGCGCCACGGCCGCCATCATGAACGGATTTACCAACTACGGAGAAAGTGAATACGGCGGCGGCTGGTTCACGACCGCGATGCATGAAATCGGCCATACGCTGGGCCTGGGACATGCGTACGACCTGCCGTCCATCATGGGAGCGGGACTGGCAGGATTCTCCGGCAATCCGGTCGAACCCGTCTTTCCCGGTGACCACGACATCACACACCTGCAGCGACTGTATCGACCGGACAGCACCGACATCGACATGTACTCATTTACGCTGTCGGAACCGGGAAGATTCACAGCCGAAGTCATTGCGGAGCGGGCTGCCGCATCAAGCCAGCTCGACAGCGTGCTGCGACTGTACGACAGCAGCGGCACCCTGATCGCACAAAACGACGACTACTTCAGCGTGGACTCGTTCATCGGTGTCGATCTGGAAGCGGGGACTTACTACGTCGGCGTGAGCAGCACCGGCAACACGGCATACGATCCGTCAGTTTCGGACACGGGTGCCAACGGCCTGACTCAGGGCAGCTACGAACTTCGCTTCGATTTTGATCGGCAGCAGACGGAAGTGCTCGTCGACGCGGCCGGTACTCCGCTGGACGGCGATTCCGACGGAATCGCGGGCGGCGTGTTTGAATACTGGCTCACCGCCAGCAGTCCGGCCAACACAATCTATATCGACAAAGCCAACGCCGCGGACGGCGCGCAGGACGGCAGCCTGGCTCATCCCTACGCAAATATCGACGACGGACTGGCTGCCGTCTCGGCGACGACGCGCGTTGTTCGCGTCGTCGGAAACGGCGGTGCTGACGGCGATGCCCTGACAACGGACGACAATGTGCCCTACCTGATCGGCCGCAATGACGCGTTCGCGGTGCTGCCCGACGGCGCTGATATCAAGGTGCCAAAGGGCGTCACTATGATGGTGGACGCCGGCGCCATTTTCAAAATGCAGTTGACGCACATCGATGTCGGCTCATCAGCCCAGGGAATCGACCGCAGCAACGGCGCCTTCCAGACGCTGGGAACTCCGGAAAACAACGTAATCTTCACATCGTATGGAAATGATGCCATCGGTGGAGACAGCGACGGCGTCACCGACGGCGCCGCTCCCGGCGACTACGCCGGTATTGTGTTCCGGAATGATTCCGATCGTGAGGAGAACGGAATCTTCCTGAATCACATCCAGCAAACCGACTTCACTCACGGAGGCGGGCAGAACTTCGCGGGAGAAGTCTTCGCACCGATTCGGACGGAAACCGCCCGTCCGACGATCATGTACAACCGCTTCACACAGAACGCATTCGCCGCCATCTCCGCGGACCCGAACAGCTTTGAGGATTCGCTGAATCGCATCGGCCCCGACATTCAATTCAACTTCGTCAATGACAATACGATTAACGGACTGCTGATCCGCACGGACGCCGGACTCGGACAGGAAGGCCTGGAACGGCTGGATGTTCCCGCACGGATGGACGACTTCGACATCACTCACATCCTGACCGACAACCTGCTGATTTCCGGCACGCCTGGCGGACTGCTGGATGGTATGGGTCGGACAAACGGGCGCCTGCAGATTGATCCGGGTGTCGTTTTCAAAGTGGAACGGTCCCGAATTGAAGCAACCCGCGGTGATTCTCAACTGATCGCGGAAGGCACACCGGAACGCCAGATCATCTTCACGTCGCTGCGAGACGACCGTTACGGAGCCGGCGGGACCTTTGATTCGTCCGGAGACGGCAGTGATACAACACCGGCACCGGGAGACTGGGGCGGACTGATCTTTAACGCCGGATCCAGCGCCAGCCTGGACAATGTCTACCTGGCCCACGGCGGCGGACGCATCCCGATTGAAGGCAATTTCGACCAGTTCAACGCCATCGAAATCCATCAGGCGGACGTTCGCATCGCCCAGAGCCGCATCGAACGCAACGCCTCAGGACGATCAGATACCAACCGCAACGGTCGCGGTTCCAATGATGCCACCACTATCTTCGTGCGCGGCGCTCAGCCGATCATTGTGGGTAACGACTTCCGTGACAATCTCGGCAGTGTCATCAGCATCAACGCGAATTCCATGCAGTCACACCAGCAGGGTGACTACGGAAAGACAACCGGTCTGCTGCAGGCATTCACACAGCTGGAAGACAACTACGGGCCGCTGATCCGACTGAACACCTATCGAAATAACGCTCTGAACGCGATGGATCTGCGCGGTGAGGAACTGACGACGGAAGTCATCGTCGACGACTTTGACATCGTCCATGTTCTGACTGACGAAATCTATATCGACAACCTGCACACCTACGGCGGAATGCGGCTGATCAGCAGTCAGGACGGCAGCCTGGTGTTCAAGCTTGCCGGAACAAATGCCGGCATCACGGCCAATGGGAAAGCGATCGACATTGATGATCGTATCGGCGGCACTCTGCAGATCCTGGGCAACGGCCAGTATCCCGTGATCTTCACATCGCTGTTTGATGACAGTATCGGCGCAGGATTCGGACCGGACGGACTCCCCGTCACTGATACAAACAACGACGGCGGTGCCACGACTCCGGCACCGGGCGACTGGCGCAGCCTGTCACTTCAGGAGTTCGCAAACGACCGAAATGTCCGGCTCGTCCAGGAAAACGAACGAGTTCTGACTGAGGGCAAGGAACAAAACGGTGTCCCCGTCGATGCGGAAGTCGTCGGTGTCCTCGCACCCGCGGAAAAACACGGTGATGACAATCGGGCGCTGGGAATTGAAATCTTCGGCTCCATCGGCCTGGACAATCCGGGTGACGTGGACATCTACAAGTTTGAAGTGGATACCGGCACGGAGGTCTGGTTCGATCTCGATCGCACGGGAAGCTCACTCAATTCGGTTCTGGAACTCGTTCTGCTGGACGGCACTGTGATCGCCTCGTCCGGTCTCACAGGTGACGGTTCTCTGGGCGGCATTGCCATGCCACTCACCAAACACGCCTATCTGGGTCCGGACTACTACACCGTCAATCCGCGCGACGAAGGCTTCCGCGCCGTACTTCCGATCGATCCTGCGGTGGGAGTTAAACAGGAAGCATTCTACGTACGCGTCAGAAGTTTCGGCGGCCTGACATCGGGTGAGTACGAGCTGGAAATTCGTCTGCAGCAGCGAGACGAAAAGGCCGGCTCGACCATTCAGTACGCCGATGTGTCCTACGCGACGAACGGAATCGAAGTCATTGGGCTTCCCCGCCACTCGCCGCTGCTTGGTGAAGCCGGCGAGGCAGGCGACGCATCCAATACGTTCGGCGGCGCGCAGACGGTCGGAGACCTGCTGGTGTCCGATCGCAAGACACTGTCGATCGCGGGCAACGTGACCGCCCCCGGCGATATCGACTGGTATCGATTCGACCTCGGTTATGAATACATTCAGTCCATTGGCGGAGTGAACGGCGGACCGAAGACGTTTTCCACAATCTTTGACATCGACTACGCCGACGGTCTGACCCGCGGTGACCTGACGCTCAGCGTCTTCGACCAGAACGGAAATCTGATCCTGGTATCCCGCGACTCGGATATTATCGATGATCAGCCTGCGCCCGGGGAGGGGCAGGATATCGACGATCTGACGCGAGGATCGTTTGGAAAAGCCGATCCGTTCATTGGCCCGGTTCAGTTGCCTGCAGCGACACCCGGGCAGGATCTGACCTATTTTGTCGCCGTGTCGTCCAACGCGCAGCTCCCGTCACTCCTGAATCAGACCTATACGCTGAACAGTCTGAATCCGCTTGTCCGTCTGGAACCCATTGATTCCATCGACCGCCTTATCGAAGACCACATCGGGTTTACCGGCTGGACTTCCGGAAGTTCACTGCTTGGCGTGTTCAATTCGATCCAGCCGACGCAAGGCGGCCTGTTCGACACCACGACACGACTGGCTCTGGACACTTATGTGAAGCCCTTCGAGCTTACAGATGTCGTGTTGTTTGTGTCGGCCGGCGACAGACTGATGACGGTCGACCCGTTCACCGGCAGTCTGGAAACCAATATCGGAGCTCTGCCGGGCGGGGCTTCTGGGGTGGCCGACATTGAATTTCGGGATGACGGTCGTCTCTATGGTTACCATGACCTGCCAGGTGCGGGAAACACTGTCGGCAGAGTGATCGAGATCGATTCAGGTAATGCGGGGTTTGCAACCTACGGCGATGACAGCATCCCTGACGACGCCATGGCCAATCCGCGTAACTTTGAACAGGTTACCTCCGACGATGCCCAGGCCATGGCCTGGCGCACCAATGATGTGGACAGCGACGACGATGCAGCCGACTTCGATCTGTTTCTGGCGGTGCCCGATGCCGTTGTCCCCGGTACCTCCGTCCTCTACCGTGCCGACCCTACAAACGCCTCGGCAGCGGTCCAGCAGGGGCAGCCCTGGGGACGTGTCGGAGCCGGTGGCCAGACGATTAGCGGTCCAGGAGTCTCCGGACGAACCACCGGCATGGTGTTTTCCGGCGGCAGACTTTACGGCGTCAATAACAACGGCCAGTTGTACACCATCAGCACTGCCACGGGTGGCGCAACCCTGGTCCGTGATTTTAGCCCGCTGGGTTTCAACTTCACTGATATCACGCGCGGCCCACAGAATGTCGAAGGCGGCATCTATTCGCAGATGTTGTTTGCCACAACTTCCGGAGGTCAAATGGTCGCATTTGACACCGCCGGCAACCTGCAGGGGATTTTCAGCGGTGGTGCATCATCGGTCACACTGGGCGTTGGTGGTACTGTGACAGGGCTGGCATTTTCGCCGCTGGACTTCAACCTGTGGCATGTCACACAGACACGCGGCGGAGACGCCGGTCACGGTATCAACACCACGTCGTCGAGTAACCGCGTCACCCCGGCCGACTTTGGAGTGGCGCTGCCGAACGGAGCCGGATCCCGACCTTCCAATGAAGGCGAAGGCGGTGCCAGCTTCTACTTCGGACTTGACGAATGGGTCAATGACCCGGCTGCTGCGC
The Planctomycetaceae bacterium genome window above contains:
- a CDS encoding flagellar motor protein MotB: MARKKKCPSGPNNGYLISFGDTMTALLAFFIVLNSLAEEQNGAALHAGTGSFMESASRFGLPGSILNQKSNQPFQLTNTSPKFVVPDEDNRESESAGTGPDDDPDDRRIIDRQKEDFHRFLQEVRRINHLTPEAGVAGEVSFDILARLPKEGRLMTNDLKTALNGIGPMLRQADYAVEITVWATTPSKSAWSRAVSQSEQLMKETVEYLRLPPSQIARLKASAQPWISKTVKRPTVSVKLTRLKPAEMVP
- the xerC gene encoding tyrosine recombinase XerC, coding for MQSAIASFLNYLRVERNASDLTVKSYADDLSHLVEFFEEQKGHLPHPRDVDVGQLRNYVAFLHECNYARSTVARRLACLRSFFRYCNREGICERNPAKPLRTPRAGRRLPHFLTTEEVGRLLLIPPANKSDGLRDRAILETMYSAGLRVAETVGLNLQDWDRGAGILRVLGKGRKERIAPVGSFATKALDRWLEVRRPDPDAPASQRDALFLNRFGRRLTTRSIGRMLEKYIATAGLATQTSPHTLRHSFATHLLDGGADLRSVQELLGHKSLTTTQIYTHVSTKRLRETYEKAHPHASRRQSD